AAGCCGGGGCCAAAATAGGCGTTGTCGGCACCGGAACGGTTTCCATATACGAAAATTGGGCAGATGGCGCCTCAATAGATGATGACATGATTCACTACCTGGCTGAAAATCAGGAACAGGGCGATCAGCCTTTTGAGCCACTAACAGACTCCGGCGGGACCCAAGATGGGCTCCCGGCAGAAAATCCTCTGGACAGTAACTTGTTCGGCGAAGGCCAATCGCTTCTCAATGAGTTTGTAGAAGGCAATGACCGGGTAGCTATTTTGCAGAATATATATCAGAACAGTCAGCCGGCACAGGAGGGCACAGGGCCCGGATTACGGGACCGGACCCTACAATCTTCGGCGGATCTGCCTGAAGCGATCAGGGAAATTGCTCGGTCGCTGGACGGTACGTTTATTTCTCCAACTGTCAGTCATGAAAACAGGGAAATATCCAGAAGGCTGACCGAATCCTTATTGTCCGGAAATGGTTTGAATGAATCTCTATTTGGCGGTAATACATCTGGTGATGGCATGGATGGGTTTGATATGTCAGGTTCTCCATTTTCAGCAATGGACCAGGGCATGGAATATAGTGAAGCGTTGATGAATTTGTTTGAAAGTGGGATATTGCCTGAAAATAATGGATAAAAACTGAGCGCCTGTTTTAAAAATAGATGATAAAAAACAAGGCTAAATAATTATAATTTAAGGCAACAGAAAGACTCCTTGGAATGCGGGTGAAGCTGTTGCCTTCTCTTTTCCGGGCAAAGAATTCGTGAATTTCGAAAAAAACATTCAGAAAAAATTAATTCAAAAACTGCTCGATATTGTTCGGTTTGACGGGCCCGCCGTACAGTTTTGGGAAAAATATATAGAATACTTTACACGTTTCTGCCAGGCCGACAGAGCGATATTAACCGGTTTTGTGGATGGTGAATGGAAAATTGCCAATTCATATTCTACAAAAGGGGATGCATGGCGGTTAAAACGGTTTCCCGCACATCTTGTCGAGCAGGGCCTGCAGAAGAAAATTGCGGCCGGAAACGTAGACGGTATCACCATCATTGCCGTTGCCGTAGATGTCGGTCCCCAGGAACAATCCCCTGTTCTACTGCTGGATATTGGCCAGAAAACGCTGTCTATTTCCGAAAACACCATCTACCTGATTTCATCAATTCCCTCTTTGTTCCAGGCCATGCGTCTTTATAATAAAGCCAGGACAGATGCCCTGTTTTTTGCCAAATTATTGCAGATCGTTCGTGCGGTGTCCGATGATGAAAAATTCGGCCTGGCGTCTCTGCGGCTTTGCAATGAAATCGCCTCGCTTTTTTATTGTGACCAGGTCAGCTTAGGGTGGGAGAAAAAGGGCAAAGCCAAGCTTAAATCCATAAGCAACATGGAAACCTTTGAGTACAGGGCCAATTGTGTATGGGAATTGGAAAGTGCCATGGAGGAGTGCATTGACCAGGATTCAGAGATTCTGTGGCCCCAAAAGGAAGATGGAAAGTTACAGACCCGCGCCCACGATACTTACGGCGGGATAAGACGGGTGGGCTCGATTGTGACGCTGCCGATCCGGCGGGGCAGGGAGGTGCTGGGGGCGGTTACCTGTGAGCGTGAAAAGAGCGCTTTCAGCGAAAATGAAGTATGGCGGTTGAGGCTGTTGCTTGAACAGGTTGCCGTCTGGCTTGATACCCTTACTCATACCGACAGGTGGTTTGGGCACAAAATCTATGACTGGGCCACAGACAGACTTAAATCATTTTTCAAGATTGAACAGACCGGACTTAAAATCCTTGTTACCGCAGGAATAATTGCCTTTGCCATGCTCTTTATTCCCGTGTGGGCTTACGAGGTGGACGGCACCTTTATTTTGAAAGCAGATAAAACAGCTCACATCACCTCTCCCATTGACGGCTTTATTGAAACTGTTTCCGTCAGTCCCGGGGACGCCGTTGAAAAGGGCGGAGCCCTGATTGATCTTGACGTCAAAGAGCTGTTGCTGGAACAAGCATCCATGCTGGCAACACTTTCCAAACACCAGAGGGAGGCGGAAAAGGCGGTGGCAAAAAATTCTCTTGCCGATATGAAAATTGCCCGGCTGATGGAAAAAGAGACCGAATCCGAACTTGAGATTATCGCCTTTAACCTTAAAAATGCATCCATCCAATCGCCTTTTGCCGGCATCGTGGTTGAAGGGGATTTAACCTCAAAACTTGGGGCGCCGGTCAGGCAGGGGGATTTGCTGCTGAAGATCGCATCCCTGGACGATCTCTCTTTTGAAATATTGATAGAAGAAAAAGATATTTATGATTTCAGCATCGACGCCGGGGTACGGATAAAATTTGTGGGCAAACCCGATTCAGTATATGGGGCAAAGGTGACAAAGGTTGTTCCCCAGGCGGTTTTCAGCGGCGGCGCAAATGTTTTTAAAGTCTATGCAGGGATCAACTATGCGCCGGAGACATGGTGGCGTCCGGGCATGAGCGGGGTGGCCAAGATTGAATCCGGAAAACGGTCCCTGTGGTGGATCATCACCCATGAGGCCTTTGATTATCTGAAAATTAATTTCTGGTTATGACATAACCGGCTGTGACATAAAATATGGCGGATACTTTCAGCGAAAGCTGGTACAGAGTTGCAAATCTAAGAACGTCTCTGAGGCCCAATGTTTTTTCAAGGAAGCAAAGCTCAGGGGGGCGGATTTGGTACATGCTTTACGACCCTTATTCCGGCAACTATTTCAGGGTCAGTGAGGCGTACTATAAGTTCTTGACGACGCTTTCCTTTGAACGGACGGTCGAGCAGGCCTGGGTCAAGGCATTGGAAGAAGACCCAGAAAACGGTCCGGGCCAGCAGGACGTGATCAATCTGCTGGTTGAGCTGAATACCGCCGGGCTGATTTACTTTGAAAGTGCCAAGGAGAGCCGGTCCCTTTATGAAAAAGGGGTGGAGAAAAAAAAGACCCAGAGAAAAAATATGTTTTCCAATATCCTTTTCATTCGGTTCCCTGTCTGGAATCCTGAACGATGGTTGAAGCGGTTTCTGCCCTTGTGGCGGGTGATCTTTGGAAAATTTGGGGGGCTTGTCTGGCTTATCACCATTTTATATGGCATCAAGCTCGGCGCTGAAAATTCGGGGATGTTTGCCCAGCAGGCAAAAAGTGTTCTGGACCCTGACAATGTGATCTTGCTCTATCTGTGTGTCGCATTTATAAAAATTTGCCATGAAATCGGCCATGGTGCGGTCTGTGTGAAATACGGGGGGTATATTAACACCATCGGTGTCATGCTTCTGATTTTTACACCACTGCCCTATATTGATGCAACCGCTTCATGGGCATTCCGTAATAAGTGGGAGCGGATATACGTCAGCAGCGCAGGGATGCTGGTGGAAATTTTCCTTGGTGCCATTGCATGCATGGTGTGGGTGAACGCGCCACCCGGTCTGATCCAGGTCATATCTTACAACTTGATGTTTACCGCAACCGTGTCAACGGTATTGTTTAATGCCAACCCCCTTATTCGGTATGACGGCTATTATATCCTTGCCGATCTTATAGAGATCCCCAACCTGTCCCAGAAAAGCACCGGTTTTATTTATGCGGTTTTCCAAAAGTATCTATTTGGCATCAAGGACAAAGACCTCAATATTTATACGTTTAAAGAGGGTGTCTACCTTGCAGCTTATGGGGTTGCAAGTTTTGTCTATCGACTCTTTCTTTTTACGGTGATCGCGCTTTTTGTTGCAGATAAATATTTTTTTGTGGGCGTCTGTTTAGCAGTATCTCTCACCTTTGTCTGGATTTATACCCCGGTAAAAAAATATCTTAACTTTTTGATCAATTCAAAGGAACTGCATGGCATAAGGCCCCGGGTCATTCGATTAAATTTTTGTGTTCTCCTTTTGGCGGCATATCTTGCCGTATCAGTTCCGGTGCCTTACAGTTTTACTTTGCCCGGTGTTGTGAAATGCGAGGATTCCGTGGATGTGCTTGTCCGCATGGACGGGCGGGTCAAGGAACTTAAAGCCCTGCATGGGGAACGGGTAAAAAAGGGCGATGTGCTCATGGTGCTTGAAAACCGGGTGCTCGAATACGAAATTGCCCAGGCCGGTTACCAGATAGAGCAAATCAGTGTTGCCGCGAAACAAAACATGCTCACCGGCAGCATTGAAGGCAAACCCATTCATAAAAGAAAAGAGGCCATTGAGCGGTATCTTGCCCAGCTTCTTGAAAGAAAAAAGAATTTAATTATCCGGGCACCTGTCGATGGTTACTGGATTTATCCGGAGCAGCAAAGTCTTCGGGGGCAATATATCGCAAAAGGGCGGGGGGCCGGGTCTATTATTAATAACGGCCGGATCAGATTTATATCCGTTGCCGGCCAGGAAAAATCATCAGAGCTGTTTGGCGATAGTATCGAACAGGTTACCGTTCGCCTTACGGGAAAAGAAGATACCTCATTAAACTTGAAAGCATACAAGGTCCTTCCCCATGCCTCGGATGTTCTGCCCGCAAAGGCACTGGGATGGAAAGGCGGGGGCGAGATACCGGTTGTGCCTGAAGACCCTGACGGACTGAAAACCATTGAGCCCTTTTACCTGGTTTATGGCGATATTATCTCGTCTGGCGATTTATCCATCTATAAGGGACAGACAGGGAACCTGAATGTCAAAATGAAACCGGTTCCCACCCTGAACAGAATTTTGACAGTCATAAAACAGTTTCTCCAGGAAAGATATCAAGTATGATACTCCCTTACGAGGACAGATTCCGGGTCAAAATACCGGAAATCCGACATGTTTACGCCGGTGTAGACAAATTGGTTCATCATTTTAAAGGGGGTGTTGCGGCAAAAAAGTTTAAGAGAAAAGAACTCCTTGAACGGTCCAGGGAAATTGTAGAAGCTTCTTTAGGCCTTCAGGATACAAAAATCGAAGAACTGCTGGTTGAATTTAAGCGTCTGTTTGACCGGAAGGAATCTGAAGACCGGCGGTTGACCCTTCTTTGTGAACTCAGCAACCGGGTACTTGGCATGCGCCCTTACCCTGTGCAGGTGATGGCTGTAAAAGTCATCCAGCAAAGTGCCATCGTCGAAATGGCCACCGGAGAAGGCAAAACCCTTGCCGCATCGCTGGCGGCAATCATGTTTGCGACAGAAAAGAAACCGGTCCATGTACTGACGTCAAATGATTATCTTGCACAACGGGATGCCCGGGAAGGCCGCCCGCTTTTTTCTGCCTGTGGGCTCAGCGTCGGATTTGTAGGATCAGATACCGATCCAGCCATGCGCCGGCAGGTTCATCAAAACGATATTGTATATACCACGGCAAAAGAGATCCTGACGGATTATCTCAGGGACCGGATAAAGCTTGGCAGTGATACAAACGATTTGAAAAGAGCCGTTGACTATGCACTGAATCGGCTTGATTTCACTGGAAGCGATTTGACTTTGCGCGGCCTGCATTCGGTGATTGTGGATGAGGCCGATAATATTCTTATTGATGAAGCGGTGATTCCTTTGATCATTTCCGCCAAACGGGATAATCTTCCCTTGAGAGAAGCTGCGGTTGCAGCCTTTATGGCGGCTGAATCGTTTGAAGAGGGCCTGGATTATAAAATTGATCTGAAATATAAACTGATTCACTGGACATCCATAGGCAAAGAGAAAATTCATGGCGCCAGAGAACATCTGCCGCTTATGTGGCGAGGAATTAAACGGGCAAAAGAGCTTTTCAACATAGCCATTTACGCTAGAGAATTCCTAAAAAAAGATGAGCATTATATCATTGATCAGGATAAAATCGTTCTGATTGATAATTTAACCGGCAGGCTGATGCCCCAGAGGAATCTGGGTATCAATCTCCAGCAGGCGGTGGAGGCCAAAGAAGGGGTTGAAGTGACCGATCCCACTGAAACCATCGGCCGGATGAGCTTCCAGCGTTTTTTCCGCCTTTTTCCCAAAATCGGCGGGATGAGCGGGACGGTAAAAGAAGTCAGAAAAGAGATCTGGCAGGTGTACCACACACCTGTGGTGGAAGTTCCGACCCACAGACCGGTTATCAGACGCGAACTGCCATGGAAATTTTTCCCCAGCAATGAAAAAAAAATCAATGCCATTGTCCGGGACGTCCTTCACCGCCATGAAAAGGGTCAGCCGGTGCTCCTGGGAACAAGATCTGTCGGGATCAGCGAAAAAATAGCTGAAAATTTCGACGGCAAAGCCGGCAATTACCGTATCCTGAATGCCGTCAGGCATGCCGAGGAATCCGAGACCGTCGCGCTGGCCGGGCAGAAAACGGCCCTCACGATTGCAACCAATATGGCCGGCAGGGGAACGGATATCAAGTTGGGTAAAGGGATTAAATCCCTTGGCGGTTTATATGTTGTCTGCACGGAGCCCCAAGCCTCAAGGAGACTTGATAGACAGTTATTCGGCCGTTCCGGCAGACAGGGAGACCCCGGCGAGGCAATCGTTTATGCCGCATGGGATGATATTCTTATAAAAAGTTTCCTTCCTTTTTTCTTCAAACTACCGGTAAAATTTTTATTCAGCCATTATTTTCCGTTTAAAAAAATCATTTTAAAAAAACTGGTTTTGTTGCTTCAGGAAAAATCAGAGGCCTATTTTGCAAAACAGCGACTATCAATTCTTAAAAGTGACGACTGGATAGAAGCGTATTTAAATTTCCCTGAACAGATAGGATCAAAAGGGTGAAATGGTTTAGCGTAACAATTGAATCTTATTGGAGAATATCCTGACCACTGCATAGAAGGCAAGAAAGAATTTACCCCAACATTGGTTCGAATAAATGTTGGGGTTTAAACTCCGGGATTTTAATGCCTACAGCACCTTTAGTACTTCCTTTAAGAACACAAAGGTCCTTTCAGTTGAGCTGATGGACAGTTTTTCGTTCGGCGTATGAACATCCCACATATTCGGTCCCATGGAGATCATGTCAATCCTGCCAATGCGCTCAGAGAGTATTCCTGTTTCCAATCCTGCATGGATAGCCATAATTTCCGGTTTTTTGCCATACATCTTTTCGTAAACTTGTTTCATCGTCTCCCTGACTTTGGAATCTGGGTTGTAAGGCCACGATGGGTATTCTGACTGAAGTTCTATCTGTGCTCCGGTAAGCTCCCCAACAGCATGGAATCTATCAACAATTTCATCTTTAAGTGTTTTGACTGAACTTCTGGCTGCGCTCTCAATGATCACAAAATCCTCATTTGTGTAAAGCACACCGACATTGTTTGAACTCTCTACCAATCCTTCGATATCCCTTGACATTGTCTGAACACCACACGGTAAAAGCAACATGGCGTTGATGAGATTTTTCATGCTTGTCAAATTCATCATCATTTCCTGCTTTCGGCATTCTGTAACTATAATCTTCAGTCCTGGGTCAGTGACTCTGAATTCATCTTTGAAGACCTGTTCAATCTGTTGAATTGTTTCAGTAATATCTTCATTGACAGAAACGACTGCTTTTGCTCGCTTTGCAATCGCATTCATCTTTTCTCCACCTTCAAGTGATGAGATACCCGCACCGCGTTTTATTCTGTTAAGCAATCTTCCCATCAATTTAATGCTGTTAGCTCTGCCTTCGTGGATTTCTATTCCAGAGTGACCGCCCGTCAGTCCTAAAATCTCAATCTCATAGGATCTGTTGTATAGGTTCTTCACATTCATATACGGCTGCCTAAAGAAGATCCTCACACCGCCGGCACAGCTGACAGTGAAGATTCCTTCTTCTTCCGAGTCGACATTAATGAGCGTCTTACCCTCGAAATGGTTCCCATCGACATTCATGGCACCGCCCATTCCTGTCTCTTCTTCTGTTGTAAAAAGTGCCTCAATTCTTGGATGAACAGCTTCAGCATCTTCTAAAAGCGCAAGTGTCATTGCTACTGCAATGCCATTGTCTGCCCCGAGGGTTGTTCCATCTGCAGTGATGAAATCGCCATCCACAATCAGTTCGATTGGATCTTTGTGAAAGTCGATAACCTTGCCCTTTTCTTTAGCACAGACCATGTCCATATGCCCCTGCAGAATCACTGGATCAGCGTCTGCTTTTCCTGCGCTTGCCGGTTTTTTAATAATCACATTATTATTTGCATCCTGGATTGTTTCAAATCCAAGTTTTTCTCCAATGCCTTTGATATAGTCACTGACCGCCTGTTCATTCCCACTTTCTCTTGGAATACGAGAAATCGCCTCAAAGTAGTACATGACACGCTCGGGCTGCAGTCCCTTCAATTTATCCATATTCTTTTTCGCCTATTTGTCTGATTGTATTATTTAAACACGTCTATTATAAAATCTTCTATTGACAACATAGCTCCCCCCCTGTGTTCAAATTTTTTGGTGGGAAATAATCCATGTCAATAAAATAGTCTAAGTTTCGTGTTGATGACGGCCCATTGACAGAGGGAGACGTATAATAAATTTGGCTCCTGCGCCAGGACTGGTTTCGACTGTCAGTTCCCCTTTATGATTTTCGGTGATGATGAAATAGGAAACACTGAGCCCCAACCCCGTCCCCATCCCTACCGGCTTGGTGGTAAAAAATGGATCAAATATTTGTTTACGGGTTTTTTCATCCATTCCAGGCCCGTTGTCCTGAATCTCGATGCAGGCCATATCCTGGTCCGGGTCGGGATAGGTCCTGAGGATGAACCTGGACTTAAGGGCTCCGGCTTTCTTCATAGCCTGGGCCCCGTTGGTCAGGATGTTTAAAATCACCTGCTGGATTTTGCTGTCCTGACAGGGAACGGCAGGCAGATTGTCATCATATTCCCTGATGATTTCAATTTGTTTAAAATCATAATTTTTTTTTAAATCATAATCGGTAGCGGCCAGTTCAATGGTTTTATCCAGAATTTTGCCAAGGTCATGTAAAGCTATGGGGGAACTGTCTTTCCGAACAAAGCTGAGCATATTACTCACAATTTCAGATGCCCGTTGACCCGAAAGCATAATGGCTTCTATCATTCTTTGTATACCTCTGGCTTCCATAAATTGTTCAATGGATTCCATTGTAGTGCCGGCAGCTTCCGCCGCTTTCAGGTTGGCCGGAATGCTGGTGCCGGCTTTAAGCCTTTGGGATAACACCTGAGCCGTTTGCATCACGCCGGCCAGGGGGTTATTGACCTCGTGTGCCATGCCCGCTGCAAGTCCGCCAACTGAGAGCATCTTTTCGCTCTGGATTATCATCTCCTCCAGGCGCACCTGCTCTGTGACGTCGTCCACCCGGATTACAGCCCCCTCCATACCGTCATCCTTCAGGGGAAAAATGGTGATGTTCTCGTAACGGGTTTCGGTCTTAGTTTTACGAGAAACCTTAGGCGTGCTGATTACCCGGCACTCACGCATGGCTGTTTCTATTTGATGCATCTCCCCGGCCAGGCGGGGAAATACCTGTGTCAGGGACTTGGCCAGAACATCTTCCCGGCTCAATCCGCTGGTTTGCTGCGCCTGGTGGTTCCATTGGGTCACCCGGCCGTCACGGTCCACTCCCACCAGCACCGAAGGCATGGAATCAATAATACTTGAAAGATAATTTTTAAGATTATGAAGCTCGGTCTCCGCTTTTTTTCTTTCTGTTAAATCGTAAAAGATCCAGATTGCACCTTTGGACAAGTCCTTAGGATGCACCGCCGTTCCAATCAAACGGCACCAGAATGTTGACCCGTCTTTACGGTACAGGAGATGTTCCGCTGCTGCTGTTTCACCATTACCAAGTGCGGTATACATTTTTTTCCCGAAATTAATGTAATCCTGTTCATCCCTGTACGCTATTCGGGGTGAAGCGCCAACAGGCAGTCCTGCCTCTCCATAGCCCAGCATATCGGCTAAGCATTGATTCGACCAGGCCAGCTCCCTATCGTATAACAACGCAACACCTAGTCCGATATTATCGAGAATAATCTTTTGCTCGTTAAGGACTTTTTGTAATTCTGCAGTTCTGGTTTCTACCAATTGTTCAAGATTATCTTTTAATTGGGTGAGTTCTCTTTCGGTCTTTTTTAGTGTCGAAATATCTTTGCTTAAAGATAATATATGGGGTGTTTTGTTCAGCGATACAACGTTAGTAGACAATAACACTGAAGTTATAGAACCATCTTTTGCTTGGTATTCTGTCTCAAAATTTTCAAGTATTCCGTCGTTTGTTAATGCCGTTCGCACCGTTATTCTGTCTTCCGGGTTTGTCCATCCATTGATATCTGCTGTAGTTTTTCCCAGAACTTCTTGTTTGCTATATCCTGATAAACGGGTAAAGGCCTCATTTACATCTACATATTTGCCATCCATGGAATGAATGCATATTGCATCCGGGGTCATAAAAAAAATAGCCCTGAATTTTTCTTCGCTTTCTGACAGCTTAATAAACGTTTTTTCTAATTCTTCTTCTGCTTTCTTTTTTTCTGTCAGATCCTCCATAAGAAAGAGACCGCCGTCTATTCTACCTTCATTGTTGTAGATAGCTTTGAATCGTGTTTTTAAGAAAGCGGTTCTATTGCCGGTATATGAAGTGTACCAGATTTCCAGATGGCCTGCCCCTGTCTTGAGCGTTTTTTGCAGTTCATTTACGACTTTTCTGTTAGGCAGTTTTTCGTTCATGTTTAAGCCGATGATCTTTTCACGTGGCGCGCCGAGGATTTCGGCAAATCTTTGATTGCAGTCCGTTATTACCGTGTTGTTATCATAACGGCAGATCCCTACAGGCGAATTATCAAAGATACTCCGGTATTTTTCTTCGTTTTTGCTAATTTGCTTATATGCTTTCTCAAGTTCCTGTTCAGCTTTTTTCTGTTCGGTGATGTCAAAGGCTACGCCTCCCAGAAGCGTCTCATTTTCTGATATTTGTATCAAAAACTTAGTATCGTGGAACCATGTATTCTGTCCGTTTAAAGCAAATTCATACACCAGAGTTTTGCTTTCGCTCTTTGTGAAAACTTCTTTATCAATTGTTTCAAGCATCCTAGCGGTTTCATCCGAGAACAAGTTACCGGATTTTGACGTTTCTGACTCAATACCGAATAGTTGGGTTGTATGGTTATTCAAAAAGATATGATTGAGTTTCCGGTCTTTTATATATGCGCATACCGGAATGTTATCCATAAATGCCTGAAACAAAGTCCGGCTCTTATTCAACTCCTTTTCAATGTATTCTTTACTTTTACAAAGTTCCTTTTCGGTTTCGGCCTGTTTCTTGGTTAAGGCTATTAATTTTTCATTGGTGGATTTTAACTGTTTGTTGGCTTTTTCAAGGTCTTTTATTTTGTCCTGTACCAGCACATCCAGATGTTCCTGATGCTGTTTTAACTGTAAATTCTGAAAAGCCTGTTCCGACAACTGATTGGCGAAGATATAAAGAGAGTTGGCGATTTCTTTGAATTTTTCCAGTGACATGGTAGTAACTTCAGCTAAAGCATCTCTGAATTCGATTTCATCGACCCCTATTTCTTTAGCATATTGCAGTATCTTTGTTTCATCCAGGTCCTTGGTTTTGACCTGTCCGATCAGCCAGTTGGCGATATGTTTATCATTAACCGTTACACTTGCACCGCCATCCCATAATCCGCCGCTCAGGCATTGCTGATAAATCGGCCCTTCTTTATGTAGCCCACCCAGAACTGCGTCGGATGCATAACAATTTTTTAAGCCTTTTTCGGTGCTTCTGATTATTTTGCATAGTTGGCAGAAATTACTTGGTTTTGTTATAGGCGTGCCGTCGGGCTTTGTAATTATAGAGGCAACACCTGCAGCCCGGGCGAAGGAGTCCTGCATCTGTTGAATTGTGTCAAGGCTTAAAAGGTCTGTAAATTCAATGTCTTTTAGTTTATCGTCCATGCTCATTTTTTTCATAATCATTTCTTTGTCAGAACAAGTTCAGTACTTTGAGAATTTTGAAGCGGGCCACATGGCACTGGTCTGTGGCATATCCAACTGAAACCAGTTGGATATGCAGGGTAAGACGAAAACAATTTTCATCTTCGGAGACCTTTCTTGGAAGGCGGCCGATAAATTTAATTTTGTTGTAATGGCTTAAATTTATTAGACGATCACGGGTGTCTCAGCATAAGTTAAAATACCATATGTAATGGTTGAACTCAACATAGGCCAACGATTATTGAATGAGCCGCGTTTCCAGCCGCGCAACAGCTAAATAACCAAAGATGATCGTAAAGGCTACCATAAAAAGGATATCAAAAAATAACAGGCTGCTGAACTGCCCTAAACAACAGGCTCGGATCAAACGGGCGGAATGAGTGAGCGGGAATATTTCGGATACCCATTGAATCCATTCCGGAAGATTGGTGATAGGGAATACAATTCCGGAAAAGAAAAACATGGGAGTCAGACAACCGGTTAAAAAGAAATTAAAGTGATTGATGGTCTTCACAAAAGAAGTGACGAATAAAGAGAGAGCACCAAACATCATTCCTGCAAAAAATCCCACAAGCGGGGTAAGAACAGCAAAATATGAAGGCACAAGACCGAAAGCCATAAAAACACTCATCACCGCCAAGGTAAAGAAAAATCCTTTAGTGCCGACAAAAAGCATTTCACCCACAAACAAATCCGGCACTGTGATGGAAGCCGAAACCATACCATCATAGGCCTTATCAAATTCAAGTCGGATAAACGTACCGAAAGTACACTCAAAAGCAGCTGTAAACATGGAGGAGGGAGCAATCATACCCGAGGCCAAAAACAGCAGATAAGGTGTACCATCGATCAAACCGACATAATGCCCAAGCCCTAAACCGACTCCGGCCAAGAAAAATAAAGGTTCCACAAAGGGAGGGAATCCATTGGAAACCAGATGTTTGCAATATACACGAATATGTCTGTACCAGATGCTGTACAAGCGATAAGCCAGAGAGGGCGGTGTTGTGACAATTCGTTGAGGTAGGGCGTTTTCAGTCATGCAAGGTTCTCCCGGTTACTTTTAAAAATAAATCTTCCAAATTGACCGGTCTTAGAAAAAAATCTCCCGCGTTGAGTGACTCGGTCACTGTTTCCAGTGAAGATAACCGATTGCTATACAGCATAAGCCGGCCCGCAGTTTCTTCGACCCGAAATCCTTTTGTTTCAATCGTCGAAACAATATCGGTATTCAGAATTTCCAGCACGTATGTTTCCAAATTTTTCGAGATTAGAGCGTTGGGATGCCCCTGAAGAATTTTTTCGCCTTTGTGCATAATGATCAAGTCATCACAAAGTTGGGCTGCTTCATCCATGTAATGGGTGGTCAGGACAATGGTCACACCGGTTTTTTTGAGCGTCCTCATTTTGTCCCAAATGGCTTGCCGTACTTGCGGATCTAAACCGGTGGTCGGTTCGTCCAAAATCAGGAGGTGAGGAGAGTTGATCAAGGCCCTGGCAATGACCAGACGCCTTTGCATGCCGCCGGACAATTCTCTAATACGGGCCTCTTTTTTTTCGGTAAGTTCCATAAATTCAAGCAGCTCGCTGATTCGCCGGGTGGCGACATTGTGGGGCAGGCCATAAAATTTACTGTAAATATACAAATTTTGGGCAACTGAAAGCTCAACATCGAGATTGTTTTCCTGGGGCACAATTCCGGAAAGATATCGGATTTCGAGTTCATTTTTGGCCGGGTCATAACCCAACACATTGATTATTCGGCCATTATCCGAATCTGCCCTGACCCGTCCGGTCAGCATGTTCATCATTGTGGTTTTACCTGCCCCATTGGGACCCAATAATCCGAAACAGGTAGCCTTGTTTACTTCAAAGGAAAGATTATGAACCGCTTTGAAATCTTTGAAATGTTTGGTCGCATGTTCTACATATATTGCTTTTTCTGTCATTTTTCATAGTTTCCGAA
This window of the uncultured Desulfobacter sp. genome carries:
- a CDS encoding ABC transporter ATP-binding protein; translated protein: MTEKAIYVEHATKHFKDFKAVHNLSFEVNKATCFGLLGPNGAGKTTMMNMLTGRVRADSDNGRIINVLGYDPAKNELEIRYLSGIVPQENNLDVELSVAQNLYIYSKFYGLPHNVATRRISELLEFMELTEKKEARIRELSGGMQRRLVIARALINSPHLLILDEPTTGLDPQVRQAIWDKMRTLKKTGVTIVLTTHYMDEAAQLCDDLIIMHKGEKILQGHPNALISKNLETYVLEILNTDIVSTIETKGFRVEETAGRLMLYSNRLSSLETVTESLNAGDFFLRPVNLEDLFLKVTGRTLHD